One Setaria viridis chromosome 3, Setaria_viridis_v4.0, whole genome shotgun sequence DNA window includes the following coding sequences:
- the LOC117848272 gene encoding GCN5-related N-acetyltransferase 3, chloroplastic: MAASAKVARLTTLALFSPTPTPSGPKPINPRARAPPPISISMDPALVDPTHLQSLMLACAHSCALRLSPATPASAIEPVDLGKLRTALAHSFIVVSVFCGARYLADAGEEEGQRFGLDLGLARQGERRLVGFGRAVSDLGLTASVHDVVVHPSLQRRGIGQKIVDKITRVLHSRGIYDISALCTEKERLFFEACGFGDDMMGSTTMLYTRNVHK, translated from the exons atggccgcctctGCCAAGGTCGCGCGCCTCACCACCCTCGCCCTCTTCTCCCCGACCCCGACCCCCTCCGGCCCGAAACCCATCAACCCCAGagcccgcgccccgccgcccatTTCCATCTCCATGGACCCGGCCCTCGTCGACCCGACCCACCTTCAGTCCCTCATGCTCGCCTGCGCCCACTCCTGTGCCCTACGCCtctcgccggcgacgccggcctCCGCCATCGAGCCGGTTgaccttggcaagctccgcacGGCGCTGGCGCACAGCTTCATCGTCGTGTCTGTCTTCTGCGGCGCCAGGTACTTGGCCgacgccggggaggaggaggggcagagGTTTGGCTTGGACCTCGGCCTAGCGCGGCAGGGGGAGCGGCGGCTCGTTGGATTTGGGCGCGCCGTCTCCGACCTCGGGCTCACCGCCTCCGTTCATGACGTCGTG GTTCATCCATCACTACAGAGGAGAGGAATTGGCCAAAAAATAGTGGACAAAATTACAAG GGTACTTCATAGCAGAGGTATATATGACATTTCTGCATTATGTACAGAAAAGGAGAG GCTTTTTTTTGAAGCTTGTGGTTTTGGTGATGATATGATGGGTTCAACAACAATGCTGTATACTAGAAACGTGCACAAATAG